GGGCGATAAGTCGTAATATTTCTTGAAGCTACGGCTTAGCGCATGCCCATCCGGATAACCGACACGTTCAGCTATCTCTTGCAACGTAGCTTCTGTATCCATTAATAGCCGTGCTGCTTTGTTCATTCGAACCTCTGTCAAAAATCGGATTGGGCTGTCGTTCAACCTGCTCTTGAACAGCTTGCTTAAATATCTTGTACTGCAATCAAATAGCTGCGCTATCGTATCAAGCGTAATAGGCTCCATATAACGTTCGTTCATATAACGAATCGCTTGCGCCACTAGATCCGGCCTAGCAGACTCGACTCCTTGGCGCTGCATCTGCCACAATAGCTCATGGAGAAACTGATAGAATAGCACCTTCACATGAAGCTTCTCCAACGGCTCGAGCTGAATCCAATCTTCAAGCATACACTCGACCTTATCCATTAATGAGACCGGATACAGGGGAGCAAAGCCATACTGAAGCTGGAAGGGATTTTCCCTTTCCATGAGCCGCACGAGTTCCTGACTGGCAGATAGCGACAGCCTAGCTTTGTACAATATCATATAATATTCGAACATCTCGTCAGCTACGATGTCCAGACACACACCTTTACCGCCATGAAACACATGGAATCGATTCACAGCATGTAGGGATCCGTCTAGGCACACCTGTGCGCTGCCGCGAACTGTATACAGAAAGGCGCTTGTCGGTAGTCGATAAGCAAGTAACTCTTCCCCAAGCTCCATAACAATATGGCGCACATCGATCACCTTAATTGATGCATGATTCCACAATTTGAGATGCTCGCTTAGCCTCATCGCATCATTTCATTCCCTTCCACCGCAAATATCCTGATTTTTGCTCTCATCATCACTTCAATGATAACAATTATCATTATCAGTATATCATCAAAATATCTTTCCTACATCGTCGTTTTAATCTGACTGATGCTATCATAGGCCTTCAATTTCTCACTGATGAAAAGTCGCGAGCTTCTGGAGATAATTCTCCTATAAAATGTCGGGTTTGATTTCGTGAACTATATAAGCTAAGGTATTGCCAAAATCGATGATGCGATTGGATCGGGCTGTTACGACTTCGATTTCTCTATCAGCCAGTCAGCCAGTTCTTCGACTTGGGTTAGCAATGCGATTGGATCTTGGAACCATGAGCGTTCTTCATCCCAAATATACACGCGATCATTCTTGATAGCATCCAATTTACCCCATATAGGATCAGCCTTGTACTCTTCCAGCGTCTTGTTGCCTGTTAGCACAGTATAATCACCAGAGAAATCGGATAATACTTCCAAGGACAACTTGTGATATTTCTCCTTCATAATTTCGGCGGTGACAGCAGCTGGCGGTTTGAGGCCCAGTCCCTCGTAGATGGCTCGTCCTCCCCGTCCAGAGATTTTACCGAACACAAATACTAAGCCATCGTACTCCTGTAGTACGCTAATCGTTGCTCCCTGCGGAAGTACCTTCTCTACCTTGGCTTTCGCTACGTTAACGCGGGCGTCATAGTCTGTAAGCCAAGCGATTGCTTCTTCCTGATGACCGAGCAGCTCGCCGAAATATGTCACTTCCTCATGAATATTTTTGAATTTATTATAAGGAACAACAACTGTAGGCGCTATCTTGCTATAACTTTCATAGACATCCTCTTTCCTGTTTAAAGTAATAATTAGGTCAGGCTCCAACGCTATTATTTTTTCCATAGATTCACCAATATCCTCAATACCTGCTACCTTATCTTTGATATAAGGGTTATCCATAAGAAGTTTTGACGAACCGACTGGAGTTTCTCCCAGAGCAACTAGACTACCAAGATAGTCTACCGCCACAATCCGCTGCGGATTTACCGGAATCTCAACATCTCCAAATAAGGTAGATACCGATTTGGTTTCCCCGTTACTCGTTGATTCAGCCTGATTCGCCGCTCCTCCCTGATTCGTTTCTACTTGCTGAACCTTTGTCCCATTGCTCTGTCCATTGGCCGCATTTGTATTCGTCCCTCCTGTACTGCAAGCACTGAGCAGCAGCGTTAGACAGAACAACAAGGTAGCTGCCATAGATGATTTTGACCTTTTATACACCGTAAAATCCCCTTTCTCTCTATACTGATAATGATTTTCATCCTCATTAGCAATATATCGTTGATCGAAACGATTCACAATGGAGTATTTTAGCGATTTATTTGCAGAATGTTGTATATTGTCGCTAACATGCTTACGCTTTTTGTACTGACCCGGAGCTATTCCCACATGCTTTTTAAACATCCGATTGAAATAAAATAGATCTGGATAGCCCACACTGGCGGCAACCTCCTGCAAAGTGGCATCCGTCGTCAGCAACAATTCCTGTGCCTTGTCCATTCTTAGCTTAATCAAAAAATAAATCGGGCTACTCCCCGTCTGATCCTTAAACTTTCTGGATAAATATTGTGGACTATAATTTAACAGATTCGCCATGGTCTCAATGGTGATCGTCTGGTGGTAGTGCTCCGTCATGTAACGAATAGCTTGCTCCGATAAATTCGGAAGGCTCGTTTCAATGCCCTGCCCCTGGATTTGCCACAACAATTCATAGACGAATTGATAGAACAGCGATTTAGTATGCAGCTTCTCCAACGCCTCCGGTCGGCTCCATTCGTTATGCATCTGCTTTATCTTGTTCAGCAAGTTAACCGGATATTGCGGAGTGAACGCATATTGCTGTTGAAACGGATTATCCCGTTCCAATATAAGATGCAGCTTCTGGTGGAACGGAGGAGGCAACGATGCTTTGTACAGAATCAGATAAAATTCAAGCTCCTCTCCTGATTCAATATCTAGACAGGCACCTTTTCCGCCATGCAGCACATGAAACCCTCGGACTATACTCACATGACCATCCAGGCAAATTTGTCCGCTACCTCGCGTCGTAAATAAGAAGGCACTGGCAGGTAACCGATAAGCTCGCAACTTCTTTTTGAACTCTATTACCATATGACGAACGTCCATAACGTGGATGTTCGCTTGATTCCACAATAGAATATGATCTTTTATACTCATCTTACGATTTCAATCCCTTTCCTCATTATTCCGTATGCCGTCGCTCTATGATATCACCTTTGCAACAACTGTTTTTATTATAAATGATAATCATTCTCTCTCATAGTTCGATCATTACATTCTGGGAAAAGAGTTTCTCTAAAGTATTAGGTATTGATAGACACAAAGAAGCCGGGTACCTTCTTTCGGAAGGTACCCGGCTTTTTCTTCGCACAGAAAGATGTTTTCTCACATCAATCATATCGATTCAGTTTTTTGGTGCTGAGGCCAGCAAGTTTTCCATGATAAAGTCGAGCTGCTTGTCAATGGAATAGATATCATTGTAATAAAATAAATTAAAACTGATTTCTATTAGTCTGTTTTCTTTTATGGCCGGAATACTGTTCCAAATCGCATTGCCCGTCAAATCATCCATCCCCTTATAGGAAGAACGGAATACATAATCACCGATATAATCCGAAAGCACTTCCATTGAGACGCTATAGCCTGATGATGCTTCCGTTGCAACATCCATTTTTTTCTGAACGATCTCTGGCGCCTTCATACCCAAATATTCATAAATGATCTGGGATCCGCGTCCGTATTGCTTGTTCATTATAACAAACATTTCTTTTTTGCTGCCCTCGATAATCGTTACCGTTTTGTCAGTCAGACCTGCTGCTGCCAGCTTCTCTTTGCTTTCTTCAACCTTCTTATTGAAGTTAGCGAGAAGAGTTTGCACTTCCTGCTCTTTACCGAAGGTTTTGCTCAGCAATGTAAGTCTTTCTTCCGTAGTCATTTTTTCATAGGGAACATAAACCGTTGGTGCAATCTGCTTCAATTTATTATATGTTTCCAAAGAAGGGACAATAATTAGGTCTGGATTAAGCGACATAACGGCTTCTGGATTCGGTTCAAACCAAGTTCCAAGCATTTCGACCCCTTCCAGCTCCTTTTCAAATGCAGCTCCCTCGAATACATCGGAGACACCGACAGGCTTGATTCCCATAGCAACCAGGTCACCTAGCAAATAGAGTACAACGACTCGTTTAGGATTAGCTGGTATCTCCACGTCACCCATCTCAGTAGACACGATGCGCGTTTGAGCTTCACTAGCTTGATTGCTTTCATGTGCCGTACCTTTTGTATTCTGTTCCGATGCCATCGTTACAGAAGCATTCCCTGATGAAGGGGTCGCGCCTCCGTTGGCTGTTCCGCTATTCGTTCCGCCAGTAGAACAAGCTCCCAGCAGAAGTGTTATACTGAGCAGCAAGCTTACGGCCAACCCAGATTTTGAATTAATTCTCATTCGTATAGACCCTCCATGTTTGTATTGATAATGATTATCATCACCGTTATCAATATAACGTCCAATTCCTCCTGTTCCAATGGATAATCCCGTCATTTTGAATGGATGATCTTCTGATAAGCGCCGTTGCCGCTCCGCCTTTTGGAAGCGAATCGGGGACAAACCTATATTTTTTTTGAAAATACGGCTGAAATAATAGACGTCAGAATAGCCAACAGCGTGTGCAATCTCTTGCAGTGTTGCATCCGTGCCGAGCAGCAGCTCGATGGCATGATTTACCCGTACCTGAATCAAATAATGAATCGGGCTAGCTCCTGTCTGCTCCTTAAACCGCATGGACAGATGGCGGGGGCTGTAATTCAACTTATCCGCGATTAATTCCAGTGTGAGGCTTTCCTGATAATACGCATCTATATACCGGATCGCCTGGGATACAAGATCCGGCTTACGTGTCCTGATCCCTTGAGTCTCCAGTTGCCGCAGCAACTCATGAATGAATTGATAAAAGAGCCCCTTAATATGAAGCCGATCCAGACTTTTCGCGCCTTCCCATATCTTTTCCATCAAAATCAAGTAGCGAAGCAATGGAACCGGCTCCTCGGGCCGGAAGGCGT
The nucleotide sequence above comes from Paenibacillus sp. IHBB 10380. Encoded proteins:
- a CDS encoding AraC family transcriptional regulator, producing MSIKDHILLWNQANIHVMDVRHMVIEFKKKLRAYRLPASAFLFTTRGSGQICLDGHVSIVRGFHVLHGGKGACLDIESGEELEFYLILYKASLPPPFHQKLHLILERDNPFQQQYAFTPQYPVNLLNKIKQMHNEWSRPEALEKLHTKSLFYQFVYELLWQIQGQGIETSLPNLSEQAIRYMTEHYHQTITIETMANLLNYSPQYLSRKFKDQTGSSPIYFLIKLRMDKAQELLLTTDATLQEVAASVGYPDLFYFNRMFKKHVGIAPGQYKKRKHVSDNIQHSANKSLKYSIVNRFDQRYIANEDENHYQYREKGDFTVYKRSKSSMAATLLFCLTLLLSACSTGGTNTNAANGQSNGTKVQQVETNQGGAANQAESTSNGETKSVSTLFGDVEIPVNPQRIVAVDYLGSLVALGETPVGSSKLLMDNPYIKDKVAGIEDIGESMEKIIALEPDLIITLNRKEDVYESYSKIAPTVVVPYNKFKNIHEEVTYFGELLGHQEEAIAWLTDYDARVNVAKAKVEKVLPQGATISVLQEYDGLVFVFGKISGRGGRAIYEGLGLKPPAAVTAEIMKEKYHKLSLEVLSDFSGDYTVLTGNKTLEEYKADPIWGKLDAIKNDRVYIWDEERSWFQDPIALLTQVEELADWLIEKSKS
- a CDS encoding AraC family transcriptional regulator translates to MKLEEHIMLWNHTAVKILDIRHVIMNPGELLDAYLLPASSFIYGVRGSASLHLDSTRHEARQFHVLHGGKGMRLDIEAKEEFEYYLLFYRAVYAFPVRKELVRLMEQHNPFTLQYAFRPEEPVPLLRYLILMEKIWEGAKSLDRLHIKGLFYQFIHELLRQLETQGIRTRKPDLVSQAIRYIDAYYQESLTLELIADKLNYSPRHLSMRFKEQTGASPIHYLIQVRVNHAIELLLGTDATLQEIAHAVGYSDVYYFSRIFKKNIGLSPIRFQKAERQRRLSEDHPFKMTGLSIGTGGIGRYIDNGDDNHYQYKHGGSIRMRINSKSGLAVSLLLSITLLLGACSTGGTNSGTANGGATPSSGNASVTMASEQNTKGTAHESNQASEAQTRIVSTEMGDVEIPANPKRVVVLYLLGDLVAMGIKPVGVSDVFEGAAFEKELEGVEMLGTWFEPNPEAVMSLNPDLIIVPSLETYNKLKQIAPTVYVPYEKMTTEERLTLLSKTFGKEQEVQTLLANFNKKVEESKEKLAAAGLTDKTVTIIEGSKKEMFVIMNKQYGRGSQIIYEYLGMKAPEIVQKKMDVATEASSGYSVSMEVLSDYIGDYVFRSSYKGMDDLTGNAIWNSIPAIKENRLIEISFNLFYYNDIYSIDKQLDFIMENLLASAPKN